In Dehalobacter sp., one genomic interval encodes:
- a CDS encoding ribbon-helix-helix domain-containing protein, which translates to MTEENKKRIPLWLYPSTLESVDRWQEQDNCKSRSEFIEKAVRFYCGYISAGDAARFLPAAITSAVTGAVDASENRTARLLFKLAVEMSMMMNILAANVDIDETTLGRLRGKCVQDVKRSVGSVNFEDVYHFQKDR; encoded by the coding sequence ATGACAGAAGAAAACAAAAAACGTATTCCGCTCTGGCTCTATCCTTCTACACTGGAAAGCGTTGACCGATGGCAAGAGCAGGACAACTGCAAAAGCCGGAGCGAGTTTATTGAAAAAGCCGTCCGTTTTTACTGCGGATATATTTCGGCGGGCGACGCTGCGAGATTTCTGCCGGCTGCCATAACCTCCGCCGTGACAGGCGCGGTCGACGCGTCTGAAAACCGTACCGCCCGTCTGCTGTTCAAGCTGGCGGTTGAGATGTCCATGATGATGAATATCCTTGCCGCGAATGTGGACATAGATGAAACAACACTTGGCAGACTCCGTGGAAAGTGTGTGCAGGACGTCAAGCGTTCCGTCGGCAGCGTAAATTTTGAGGACGTTTATCATTTCCAGAAGGACAGGTAG
- a CDS encoding antitoxin VbhA family protein codes for MKDLERMIEDVNASMAMEGMPLTEEDKARMRYCAGDKKKTDQVVAELIRKHSVKAEDVHEQKL; via the coding sequence ATGAAAGATCTGGAGAGAATGATTGAAGATGTGAACGCCTCCATGGCGATGGAGGGCATGCCCCTCACCGAGGAAGATAAAGCGCGGATGCGGTATTGCGCCGGAGATAAAAAGAAAACGGATCAGGTTGTCGCTGAACTGATACGGAAGCATTCGGTCAAAGCGGAGGACGTTCAT